Proteins encoded within one genomic window of Nitrospina gracilis 3/211:
- a CDS encoding radical SAM protein, with product MLKVTEIFKSVQGESTRAGLPCLFVRLTGCNLRCRWCDTEYSFYGGKSMSLDEIIHALTPHKISLVEITGGEPLLQDEVYELMQALLDRDYTVMLETGGSLSLEHVPAAVIKIVDLKCPGSGEVMQNRYDNLDRLQPHDEVKFVIADRTDYEWSRDTLKKYNIDQKGQVLFSPVYDKLPLKDLTEWVLEDGLPVRVQTQLHKWIWGKDAIGV from the coding sequence ATGTTGAAAGTGACCGAAATCTTCAAAAGCGTGCAGGGGGAATCGACCCGTGCGGGCCTGCCGTGCCTGTTTGTCCGGTTGACGGGATGCAACCTGCGTTGCCGGTGGTGCGACACGGAATACTCCTTCTACGGCGGCAAGTCCATGAGCCTGGACGAAATCATCCATGCGCTCACCCCGCATAAGATTTCGCTGGTGGAAATCACCGGCGGCGAACCGCTCCTGCAGGACGAAGTGTACGAACTGATGCAGGCGCTCCTCGACCGCGATTACACAGTGATGCTGGAGACCGGTGGGTCGCTTTCTCTCGAACACGTCCCCGCGGCGGTGATCAAGATCGTCGACCTAAAATGTCCGGGGAGCGGCGAGGTGATGCAGAACCGCTACGACAATCTCGACCGTCTGCAACCTCATGACGAGGTGAAGTTCGTCATCGCCGACCGTACCGATTACGAATGGAGCCGCGACACGCTGAAAAAATACAACATCGATCAAAAAGGGCAGGTGTTGTTTTCACCCGTGTACGACAAACTGCCTTTGAAGGACCTGACCGAATGGGTCCTGGAAGACGGACTTCCCGTTCGCGTCCAGACACAACTGCACAAATGGATCTGGGGCAAGGACGCCATCGGCGTCTGA
- a CDS encoding peroxiredoxin: MLKVGTEAPDFLVNDHNGNRVTLKDLRGQKVILWFFPKADTPGCTMEGQGFRDAFDQFKEKNTVILGVSLDNEADNKAFAEKFNFPYPLLCDVGREISLAYQAIKSKDDQYASRITYVIDENGKIAEAIDQVDTKNHANDLCSRI, translated from the coding sequence ATGTTGAAAGTTGGAACCGAAGCGCCGGATTTTCTGGTCAACGATCACAACGGAAACCGGGTGACACTGAAAGACCTGCGGGGGCAGAAAGTGATCCTGTGGTTTTTTCCGAAAGCGGACACTCCCGGCTGCACCATGGAGGGGCAGGGTTTTCGCGATGCCTTTGACCAGTTCAAAGAAAAGAACACGGTGATCCTGGGCGTCAGCCTGGACAACGAAGCCGACAACAAGGCTTTCGCCGAAAAATTCAATTTTCCGTATCCTCTCTTGTGTGACGTTGGCCGCGAAATTTCCCTCGCCTACCAGGCCATCAAAAGCAAGGACGACCAGTATGCATCGCGCATCACCTACGTCATCGATGAAAACGGAAAAATCGCGGAAGCGATTGACCAGGTGGATACGAAAAACCACGCCAACGACCTGTGCTCCCGCATTTGA
- a CDS encoding GHMP family kinase ATP-binding protein codes for MIESSAPTRIDLSGGTLDLWPLHLFFGNPPTLNAAINLYARVEIRQRRDRKLVIESRDLNRRATFARLDRLPDKKHPLELILRLVKFYAPRRGLEIVTHCAAPAGSGIGGSSALNIALNGALNRFTQRGYRREQMIEIAKNIETQVINVPAGTQDYFAAMYGGLQAVQPYFDRLASNPIHFESEDATQRFVLCFTGKPRNSGINNWTVYKETINGKASVRNNLQCIADIAREMESVLKNKNWSRFAKLFSAEWKARKALAPGICTREMETMIRAADRAGALAAKVCGAGGGGCVAFFVPPQKKHAVQEVLQKQNARVLDFRFVKRGLVVKSG; via the coding sequence ATGATTGAAAGTTCCGCTCCGACACGCATCGACCTTTCAGGCGGCACGCTGGACCTGTGGCCCCTGCACCTGTTCTTCGGCAACCCACCGACCCTGAACGCCGCCATCAACCTTTACGCGCGGGTGGAGATCCGGCAACGCCGTGACCGAAAACTGGTGATCGAATCGCGCGACCTCAACCGCCGCGCCACCTTCGCCCGTCTCGACCGCCTGCCGGACAAAAAGCATCCGCTGGAGTTGATCCTGCGGCTTGTGAAATTTTACGCGCCCAGGCGGGGACTGGAAATCGTCACGCACTGCGCCGCACCGGCGGGCTCCGGTATCGGGGGCTCCTCCGCGCTCAATATTGCGTTGAACGGCGCGCTCAACCGCTTCACCCAGCGCGGATACCGGCGCGAACAAATGATCGAGATCGCCAAGAACATAGAAACGCAGGTCATCAACGTGCCCGCAGGCACACAGGACTACTTCGCCGCCATGTACGGCGGCCTGCAGGCGGTACAACCGTATTTCGACCGGTTGGCGTCGAACCCAATCCACTTTGAATCGGAGGACGCCACACAGCGTTTCGTGTTGTGCTTCACCGGCAAACCCCGAAACTCCGGCATCAACAACTGGACGGTGTACAAGGAAACGATCAACGGCAAGGCTTCGGTCAGGAACAACCTGCAATGCATCGCAGATATCGCGCGCGAGATGGAGTCGGTCCTCAAAAACAAAAACTGGAGCCGCTTCGCCAAACTGTTCTCGGCGGAATGGAAGGCCCGGAAGGCCCTGGCGCCGGGCATCTGCACCAGGGAAATGGAAACGATGATCCGCGCCGCGGACAGGGCAGGCGCGCTGGCTGCCAAGGTGTGTGGAGCGGGCGGCGGCGGGTGCGTGGCGTTTTTCGTGCCACCTCAGAAGAAACACGCCGTTCAGGAGGTATTGCAAAAACAGAACGCGCGGGTTCTGGATTTCCGTTTCGTCAAACGCGGGCTGGTGGTGAAATCCGGCTGA
- a CDS encoding MlaE family ABC transporter permease, with the protein MILLQTTGRFTLDFIQKLGVRLIFLVQVIGWALRPPFKLREVVKQTNFIGVKSLFVILLTAVFTGMVLGMQGYYSLRKFGSEGLLGSAVALTIIRELGPVLAALMVTGRAGSAIAAEIGIMRISEQLDALDTMALSPLKYVVMPKVVAALIAIPLLTAIFDVVGIFGGYMVGVHMFDVSAGSFISGMELSVEWKDVYSGIVKSICFALLMVWICCFEGYFVERYSGHGAEGVSQATTHAVVLSSVNILVWDYVITSFMI; encoded by the coding sequence ATGATCCTTCTGCAAACGACAGGACGTTTCACCCTCGACTTCATCCAGAAACTGGGTGTACGGCTGATTTTTCTTGTGCAGGTAATCGGCTGGGCGCTCCGTCCTCCTTTCAAGTTACGCGAGGTGGTCAAACAGACCAATTTCATCGGCGTCAAATCCCTGTTCGTCATCCTTCTCACTGCCGTCTTCACCGGCATGGTGCTCGGCATGCAGGGCTATTACTCGCTCCGTAAATTCGGATCGGAAGGGTTGCTTGGCTCCGCTGTAGCGTTGACCATCATCCGCGAGCTGGGTCCCGTACTTGCCGCGCTCATGGTTACGGGCAGGGCTGGCAGTGCCATTGCCGCGGAAATCGGCATCATGCGCATCTCCGAACAGTTGGACGCACTGGACACCATGGCCCTCAGCCCGCTCAAGTACGTGGTCATGCCAAAGGTCGTCGCGGCGCTCATCGCCATCCCCCTGCTCACCGCCATCTTCGACGTGGTCGGCATTTTCGGCGGTTATATGGTTGGGGTGCACATGTTCGACGTCAGCGCCGGGTCGTTCATCAGCGGCATGGAACTCAGCGTGGAGTGGAAGGACGTGTACAGCGGCATCGTCAAGTCCATCTGCTTCGCGCTCCTCATGGTGTGGATCTGCTGTTTCGAGGGCTACTTCGTCGAGCGTTACAGCGGCCACGGCGCGGAGGGCGTGAGCCAGGCCACAACACACGCGGTGGTGCTGTCTTCCGTCAATATCCTTGTCTGGGATTACGTCATCACTTCCTTCATGATCTGA
- a CDS encoding cation diffusion facilitator family transporter translates to MKPIIKLTPATKAILVGALGNFVLSVMKIIAGIVGRSTALVADGVHSLSDLLTDTVVLFTYRISQIPADDNHPYGHGKVENIGSTIIGIVIITVGGGLIYESWQSIQAETQQVPTLVAAIVAGLTIVIKEGLYQYTHLMGKKESSPSVVAKAWDHRADAGLSLATLVGISGAMMGYPILDPIAAVVVAAGILHVGYVIVRDGIQDLMDAGMSESKALEITQFINSVPGVIRSHDLRSRKVGGDFLLDVHIQVDREASVTEGHQVAEAVRRRLIREEPEIQDVMVHVDTEDDTNFEPIYQVNRGDLIRLADPVIAGTPGVAERTRIRTHFHYGRIVLEVYVRLEASLNREQEIQTVQGLKKRLSALDHVNEVRVYLETE, encoded by the coding sequence GTGAAACCCATTATCAAACTCACCCCGGCGACGAAAGCCATCCTGGTTGGCGCACTCGGCAACTTCGTATTGTCTGTGATGAAGATCATCGCCGGCATTGTGGGACGCAGCACTGCGCTCGTCGCTGACGGGGTGCATTCCCTGTCCGACCTGCTGACCGATACGGTGGTGCTGTTCACGTACCGCATCAGCCAGATTCCAGCAGACGACAATCACCCCTACGGGCACGGCAAGGTGGAGAACATCGGCTCCACCATCATTGGCATTGTGATCATTACCGTCGGTGGCGGCTTGATTTACGAATCGTGGCAATCCATCCAGGCGGAAACGCAACAGGTACCGACACTGGTTGCGGCCATCGTTGCCGGATTGACCATCGTTATCAAGGAAGGACTGTACCAGTACACCCATCTCATGGGGAAAAAGGAGAGCAGTCCGTCTGTCGTTGCCAAGGCGTGGGATCATCGCGCCGATGCGGGTTTGTCCCTGGCCACGCTTGTGGGTATTTCCGGTGCCATGATGGGGTACCCGATTCTGGACCCGATCGCCGCAGTCGTCGTCGCCGCCGGTATCCTGCATGTCGGATACGTCATTGTGCGGGACGGCATTCAGGATTTAATGGATGCGGGGATGAGCGAGTCCAAGGCGCTGGAAATTACGCAGTTCATCAACAGCGTTCCCGGGGTCATTCGGTCGCACGACCTGCGTTCGCGCAAGGTAGGGGGCGATTTCCTGTTGGACGTCCACATCCAGGTGGACCGGGAGGCGTCGGTCACGGAGGGTCACCAGGTTGCCGAAGCGGTACGGCGGCGGTTGATCCGCGAGGAACCCGAAATCCAGGATGTGATGGTCCACGTCGATACCGAAGACGACACCAACTTCGAGCCGATCTACCAGGTGAACCGCGGCGATTTGATCCGCCTCGCCGATCCCGTGATCGCCGGAACCCCCGGGGTCGCCGAGCGAACGCGCATCCGCACGCATTTTCACTATGGCCGGATCGTTCTGGAGGTGTACGTCAGGCTGGAAGCGTCCCTGAACCGGGAGCAGGAAATTCAAACCGTACAGGGACTGAAGAAACGGCTCTCTGCATTGGATCACGTGAATGAGGTGCGCGTGTACCTCGAAACCGAATGA
- the mlaD gene encoding outer membrane lipid asymmetry maintenance protein MlaD, producing the protein MNSRRIEIVVGLFVVAGILSLGWLSFKLGKKELLGTDHYSVFADFETVSGLRQNGEIEIAGVVIGNIGNIGLHKGMARVELKIRNDITLPEDTIVSVKTRGLIGDKILSLSMGGSEETVPPGGVLFETEPALDLESLISKAVFGDV; encoded by the coding sequence ATGAATAGCCGCCGTATTGAAATCGTCGTGGGCCTGTTCGTGGTCGCGGGCATCCTCAGCCTCGGATGGCTGTCGTTCAAGCTCGGCAAGAAAGAACTCCTCGGCACCGACCACTACTCGGTGTTCGCCGACTTTGAAACCGTGTCCGGCCTGCGCCAGAATGGTGAAATCGAAATCGCCGGCGTGGTCATCGGCAACATCGGCAACATTGGTTTGCACAAGGGCATGGCGCGGGTGGAACTCAAGATCCGCAACGACATCACCTTGCCGGAAGACACCATCGTGTCGGTGAAAACCCGCGGCCTGATCGGCGACAAGATTTTGAGCTTATCCATGGGGGGCTCGGAAGAAACCGTTCCGCCGGGAGGCGTATTGTTTGAAACCGAACCCGCCCTCGATCTCGAAAGCCTGATCAGCAAGGCGGTTTTCGGCGACGTTTGA
- a CDS encoding putative quinol monooxygenase, whose translation MPICMTARYQVEPEMVEDIKQTVKEFVKYIRINEPTTLFYMANQEMGHPTRFLHVMIFEDEKAVERHQRSPATKRFVDVVYPAALEPLEFSEFYILGYKAAYEGTGEP comes from the coding sequence ATGCCAATCTGCATGACGGCACGTTACCAGGTGGAACCGGAAATGGTCGAAGACATCAAACAAACGGTGAAGGAGTTTGTGAAGTACATCCGTATCAACGAACCCACCACCCTGTTCTACATGGCAAATCAGGAGATGGGGCACCCGACGCGGTTTCTCCACGTGATGATCTTCGAGGATGAAAAAGCGGTGGAACGGCATCAACGGTCCCCGGCCACCAAGCGGTTCGTGGACGTGGTTTATCCCGCCGCACTCGAGCCGCTGGAGTTCAGCGAATTTTATATACTTGGATACAAGGCGGCCTATGAGGGAACCGGAGAGCCTTAA
- a CDS encoding 2-hydroxyacid dehydrogenase: MKPVVTVTNIFSETALERLRQRCHVVYNDSGASLPVAELKQRAAESDAMVTYLSDRIDSEVLGAGNKLKLVANYGAGFNNIDVARARQNQIWVTNTPGVLHETTADLTWALMLGIARAIVPADRYTREGHFTGWQAKLFLGHDVYGKTLGVIGCGEIGRAVARRALGFDMKVLYCQRNRLPEEQEQRLNAAFVPLEQLLRESDFVTLHVPLTEETRYMIRAEQIAMMKPTAYLINTARGKVMDDRALVEALKKGTIAGAALDVFENEPELTEGMTELNNILIPPHIGSASHATREVMANLVVDNVFDALDGATPRTLVPGWNGG, translated from the coding sequence ATGAAACCCGTTGTCACCGTCACCAATATCTTTTCTGAAACCGCGCTCGAACGGCTGCGCCAGCGTTGCCACGTTGTTTATAACGATTCAGGGGCATCGCTGCCCGTCGCCGAATTGAAACAGCGCGCCGCCGAGAGCGATGCCATGGTCACCTACCTGTCCGACCGCATCGACAGCGAAGTGCTGGGGGCTGGAAACAAATTGAAACTGGTCGCCAACTACGGTGCGGGTTTCAACAATATCGACGTCGCCCGCGCACGGCAGAACCAGATCTGGGTGACGAACACACCGGGGGTCCTGCACGAGACAACGGCAGACCTCACCTGGGCGTTGATGCTGGGCATTGCGCGCGCCATCGTGCCCGCTGACCGGTACACGCGGGAGGGCCATTTTACGGGTTGGCAGGCCAAGCTGTTTCTCGGTCATGATGTGTACGGCAAAACGCTGGGTGTGATCGGCTGCGGGGAAATAGGACGCGCTGTGGCGCGCCGTGCGTTGGGATTCGACATGAAGGTGCTGTACTGCCAGAGAAACCGCCTGCCGGAAGAGCAGGAGCAACGCCTGAACGCTGCATTCGTGCCCCTCGAGCAGCTGCTCAGGGAATCGGATTTTGTGACGCTCCATGTGCCGCTGACGGAGGAGACGCGGTACATGATCCGCGCTGAACAGATCGCCATGATGAAGCCGACGGCATACCTCATCAACACCGCGCGGGGCAAGGTGATGGATGACCGGGCCCTGGTGGAGGCGCTGAAGAAGGGAACGATTGCGGGCGCGGCCCTCGACGTGTTCGAGAACGAACCGGAACTCACCGAAGGCATGACGGAGCTCAACAACATCCTCATCCCGCCGCACATCGGCAGTGCCAGCCACGCCACGCGCGAAGTGATGGCGAACCTGGTGGTGGACAACGTGTTCGATGCGCTGGACGGCGCCACACCGCGTACGCTGGTGCCCGGCTGGAACGGCGGTTGA
- the ispD gene encoding 2-C-methyl-D-erythritol 4-phosphate cytidylyltransferase, translating into MKVAAVIPAAGQGVRMGTNVPKQFLTLCGKPILQHTLEAFERCGVVNEVVLAVPASDLDMVRELAESVSTKIKNVVVGGKQRQDSVCNGFHALDADTDIVVVHDGVRPFIQPEHIEASIAAARVDGAAIVAIPVSDTIKKVNKEQFVEGIVDRNGLWRMQTPQTFRYALLKEAYENAAADGYYGTDEGSLIERLGRPLKIITGSELNIKITRSEDLALGEKIAELLLEG; encoded by the coding sequence TTTTTGACACTTTGCGGAAAACCCATTTTGCAGCACACACTCGAAGCGTTTGAACGGTGTGGCGTGGTGAATGAAGTCGTGCTGGCGGTGCCGGCGAGCGATCTCGACATGGTGCGCGAACTGGCGGAGTCGGTCTCCACCAAGATCAAAAACGTTGTGGTTGGAGGCAAACAGCGGCAGGATTCGGTCTGTAACGGTTTTCATGCCCTGGACGCGGATACGGATATCGTGGTCGTGCATGACGGTGTGCGGCCTTTCATCCAGCCGGAACACATCGAAGCTTCTATTGCCGCGGCGCGGGTAGACGGTGCCGCGATCGTTGCGATTCCTGTCAGCGACACCATCAAGAAAGTGAACAAGGAACAGTTCGTCGAGGGCATCGTGGACCGCAATGGATTGTGGCGAATGCAGACACCGCAGACGTTTCGTTACGCGCTGCTAAAAGAAGCGTACGAAAATGCCGCCGCGGATGGTTATTACGGCACCGACGAAGGATCGCTCATCGAGCGGCTGGGGCGCCCCTTGAAAATCATCACCGGTTCGGAATTGAATATCAAGATAACGCGGTCGGAGGATCTGGCGTTGGGAGAAAAAATCGCTGAGCTTCTCTTGGAAGGGTGA
- a CDS encoding deoxyhypusine synthase family protein produces MAYKDFLKSLHPLDSEEKKLKKNLLKTKISPIDYTQIKNVADLVDAFKGASIQARNVGMCASVFERMLTDKERPTIMLGLAGPLIAAGLRKVIRDLIHYNMVDVVVSTGAVLYQDFYAAQGAGHYRGSPHADDRVLRDLLINRIYDTYVDEEKFAQYDSMIGAFADTLKPRSYSSREFLHYLSKSIDDPESILVTARKKGVPIFCPAINDSSIGIGLTEHYYVAKREGRKPITIDSIRDNYEITQIVCKSKRTSAFYVAGGVPKNYINDSIVMSYIFGKNTGGHKYAIQMTTDSPHWGGLSGSTLAEAQSWGKINKEANHCMAFVEPSVSLPLIFGSAFQKKAHKNRPKLSIKWSRENLKEFKVKK; encoded by the coding sequence ATGGCCTACAAAGATTTTCTGAAAAGTCTTCATCCCCTCGATTCCGAAGAAAAAAAGCTCAAAAAAAACCTCCTTAAAACCAAAATTTCGCCCATTGATTACACACAGATCAAGAACGTGGCCGATCTGGTGGACGCGTTCAAAGGTGCGTCAATTCAGGCACGGAACGTGGGCATGTGCGCCAGCGTTTTTGAGCGCATGCTGACCGACAAGGAACGCCCGACCATCATGCTCGGGCTGGCGGGTCCGCTGATTGCGGCGGGATTGAGGAAGGTCATTCGCGATCTCATTCATTACAATATGGTCGATGTGGTGGTGTCCACCGGTGCGGTTCTGTATCAGGATTTTTATGCGGCGCAGGGGGCAGGGCATTATCGTGGAAGCCCGCATGCGGACGACCGGGTCCTGCGCGATCTGCTTATCAACCGTATCTATGACACGTATGTCGATGAGGAAAAGTTTGCGCAATACGATTCCATGATCGGTGCTTTTGCCGACACGTTGAAACCGCGCTCCTACTCCAGCCGCGAGTTCCTGCATTACCTTTCGAAATCCATCGACGATCCGGAGTCCATTCTCGTCACCGCGCGCAAAAAAGGCGTGCCCATCTTCTGTCCCGCCATCAACGATTCCAGCATAGGAATCGGGTTGACGGAGCACTATTACGTGGCGAAACGGGAAGGCCGGAAACCGATCACCATCGACTCCATCCGCGACAACTACGAGATCACGCAAATCGTCTGCAAATCGAAACGCACCTCCGCTTTTTACGTGGCGGGAGGCGTGCCGAAAAACTACATCAACGATTCCATCGTGATGAGCTACATTTTCGGCAAAAACACCGGCGGGCACAAATACGCGATTCAGATGACTACGGATTCGCCGCACTGGGGCGGGCTGAGCGGCAGTACCCTGGCGGAGGCGCAGTCCTGGGGCAAAATCAACAAGGAAGCCAACCATTGCATGGCCTTTGTTGAACCGAGCGTTTCCCTGCCCCTCATTTTCGGCTCGGCTTTCCAGAAAAAAGCCCATAAAAACCGGCCGAAGCTTTCCATCAAGTGGTCCCGCGAAAACCTGAAAGAGTTCAAGGTGAAGAAGTAA
- a CDS encoding MlaC/ttg2D family ABC transporter substrate-binding protein: protein MKNSLVCKLSHGALTLLLTLTLVSSAWASAVTDGLKSTIDRVINVVTDDKYKNDPQARRAKLRGIINPKFDYIEMGKRSLARNWRDLSPQDRKDFIDLFGQLLENSYAKKIESYQNEEILYVDEVIKGKYAMVKTEIKRKNDVIGVDYKLIQNGSDWQVYDFIVEGVSLIRNYRSQFNKIIKKDSFPVLMNKLNKKVKDLEAGTADDKDEL from the coding sequence ATGAAAAATTCATTGGTTTGCAAACTGTCTCATGGAGCCCTGACCTTGCTACTGACCCTCACCCTGGTCTCCAGCGCATGGGCTTCTGCGGTGACCGACGGGCTGAAATCCACCATCGACCGGGTCATCAACGTTGTCACCGACGACAAGTACAAAAACGACCCGCAGGCGCGGCGCGCCAAATTACGCGGCATCATCAACCCCAAGTTCGATTACATCGAAATGGGCAAGCGTTCGCTGGCCAGAAACTGGCGTGACCTCAGCCCGCAGGATAGAAAAGACTTCATCGATCTGTTCGGCCAGCTTCTGGAAAACTCCTACGCCAAAAAAATCGAGTCGTATCAGAACGAAGAGATCCTGTACGTCGATGAGGTCATCAAGGGCAAGTACGCCATGGTGAAAACCGAGATCAAACGCAAAAACGATGTCATCGGTGTCGATTACAAGTTGATCCAGAACGGCAGTGACTGGCAGGTGTACGATTTCATCGTCGAGGGCGTGAGCCTCATCCGCAACTACCGGTCGCAGTTCAACAAGATCATCAAGAAAGACTCGTTTCCCGTGCTCATGAACAAGCTGAACAAAAAAGTGAAAGACCTGGAAGCGGGAACCGCCGACGACAAGGACGAACTCTGA
- a CDS encoding ABC transporter ATP-binding protein yields the protein MIQIKNLQKRFGSQEVLRGVNLEIPEGQITAVIGRSGTGKSVLLKHIIGLLKPDAGTVTVNGDDITKADGHRLNELRKKFGMLFQNAALLDSMSVYDNVAFPLREKTKLKEAEIRERVEKGLANVGIVGMNHKFPAELSGGMKKRVGLARALVTQPEIILFDEPTTGLDPIMKKAIHQLIFDTQRQFGFTAIMVSHDIPEVFDFVDRVAMLFDGVIHETGTPEEMKQSENAAVRQFLNGDLDGPIQIN from the coding sequence ATGATCCAAATCAAAAACCTGCAAAAACGATTCGGCAGTCAGGAAGTACTGAGAGGGGTGAACCTAGAAATCCCGGAAGGTCAGATCACCGCCGTCATTGGGCGGAGCGGTACCGGCAAGAGCGTTCTGCTGAAACACATCATCGGCCTGCTCAAACCGGATGCCGGCACGGTGACGGTGAACGGCGATGACATCACGAAAGCCGACGGACACCGCCTCAACGAACTGCGCAAAAAGTTCGGGATGCTGTTTCAGAATGCGGCGCTCTTGGACTCGATGAGCGTGTACGACAACGTCGCCTTTCCCCTGCGCGAAAAAACGAAGTTGAAGGAAGCGGAGATCCGGGAACGGGTCGAGAAGGGCCTGGCCAACGTCGGCATCGTCGGCATGAACCACAAGTTTCCCGCGGAACTCAGCGGCGGTATGAAAAAACGGGTAGGACTCGCCCGCGCGCTGGTCACGCAACCGGAAATCATCCTGTTCGACGAACCCACCACCGGCCTCGACCCCATCATGAAAAAAGCCATCCACCAGTTGATCTTCGACACCCAGCGGCAGTTCGGCTTCACCGCGATCATGGTGAGCCACGACATCCCGGAGGTGTTCGACTTCGTCGACCGGGTGGCCATGCTGTTCGACGGCGTCATTCACGAAACGGGCACACCGGAGGAAATGAAACAATCTGAGAACGCCGCCGTGCGGCAGTTTTTGAACGGGGATCTCGACGGCCCCATTCAGATCAATTAA
- a CDS encoding DUF1232 domain-containing protein: MTKRILVAAAGFLGLVYLINPTAGIFELIPDNLPLVGNLDEAAACALVLAALRYYGIDLTAFLGRGLKPGPGNEKDGPRGP, from the coding sequence TTGACCAAACGCATTCTCGTCGCGGCCGCCGGCTTTCTGGGTTTGGTTTACCTAATCAACCCCACCGCCGGGATTTTTGAATTGATCCCGGACAACCTTCCTCTGGTGGGGAATCTGGACGAGGCCGCCGCCTGCGCTCTTGTGCTGGCCGCGCTTCGTTATTATGGTATTGATTTGACGGCGTTTCTGGGCCGCGGACTGAAACCCGGTCCCGGGAATGAAAAGGACGGTCCCCGCGGTCCGTGA
- the mutY gene encoding A/G-specific adenine glycosylase, translating into MKPPSFAKTIQRALLKWFDSDQRAMPWRETRDPYRIWVSEIMLQQTQVKTVVPYYERWVKSFPTVEKLARARESTVLKHWEGLGYYSRARNLHKAAKQIVREQNGNVPDTMEGILSLPGIGRYTAGAVLSIAYDQPVPVLDGNVKRVLSRLFGLMENGATKQSENTLWQHAESLLPQKRPGDFNQSLMELGATLCLPQNPMCLLCPIVQHCEAHRQGEPEKFPPPKKRASTKKIEVSAAIIQRDGKVFIQQRPREGLMGGLWEFPGGKREPHEDSETCLVREIREELGVNVAIREKVMTIRHAYTRFRVTLHVFDCTVESGRLRPTQCEQWRWVPMNKLDRYTFPAANVKIVKHLMQNGGTKANPKRSLKT; encoded by the coding sequence ATGAAACCGCCCTCTTTCGCAAAAACCATCCAGCGCGCCTTGCTCAAATGGTTCGATTCCGACCAGCGCGCCATGCCGTGGCGCGAAACCAGGGATCCGTACCGCATCTGGGTCTCGGAGATCATGCTTCAGCAGACGCAGGTGAAAACGGTGGTCCCTTATTACGAACGCTGGGTGAAATCGTTTCCCACAGTTGAAAAACTGGCCCGGGCCCGGGAGAGCACGGTGCTGAAACACTGGGAAGGACTCGGTTATTACTCCCGCGCCCGCAACCTGCACAAGGCGGCCAAACAGATCGTACGGGAGCAAAACGGCAACGTACCTGATACGATGGAAGGCATCCTGTCGCTTCCCGGCATCGGCCGTTACACCGCAGGCGCGGTGTTGAGCATCGCCTACGATCAGCCCGTCCCCGTACTCGACGGAAACGTCAAGCGCGTGCTCTCGCGCCTGTTCGGTCTCATGGAAAACGGCGCAACGAAACAATCCGAAAACACCCTGTGGCAACATGCCGAATCCCTGCTCCCGCAAAAACGCCCTGGGGACTTCAACCAATCGCTGATGGAGCTGGGTGCCACGCTCTGCCTCCCGCAGAATCCCATGTGCCTGCTCTGCCCTATCGTTCAACACTGCGAGGCCCACCGGCAGGGCGAACCGGAAAAATTTCCGCCACCCAAAAAGCGGGCCTCAACAAAAAAAATCGAAGTGAGTGCCGCCATCATCCAAAGAGACGGGAAGGTGTTCATCCAGCAACGTCCCCGTGAGGGCCTCATGGGGGGATTGTGGGAATTCCCGGGCGGCAAACGCGAACCGCATGAAGATTCCGAAACCTGCCTGGTGCGGGAAATCCGGGAGGAACTCGGCGTGAATGTGGCCATCCGCGAAAAGGTGATGACCATCCGGCACGCCTACACCCGGTTTCGCGTGACCCTGCACGTATTCGACTGCACGGTGGAATCCGGCAGGCTGCGCCCCACGCAATGCGAACAATGGCGCTGGGTGCCGATGAACAAGCTGGACAGGTACACATTTCCCGCCGCCAACGTGAAAATCGTGAAGCATCTCATGCAGAACGGCGGGACAAAAGCCAACCCCAAACGATCACTCAAAACGTGA